In Leptospira licerasiae serovar Varillal str. VAR 010, the genomic window AGAAAATAGTAATTGAGCCAGGATATTAGGTACGAACCAGAAGAATGTTCCGAATAGCCCGCTCATTCTATGGAAAAATTCGCCAAAGAAAGATCTTGGTTTTAATGAGAACTCCAAACCTAAAAGCCTACTTTTATATTTGTAATAAGAATTTGCGGCTGATTGAAAACTTTTGAAAATAAATTTAGCGACCGGAGAAGCGTCCTTCAGTTTATCTTGGACCTTATTATAAAAACTTTCCCAAACCCTTGGTACGGAAAGAAGGAAAGTGGGTTTTATATCCTGCAGATCCTGTCCTAAACTAGAAATAGAAGTAAATGCTTCCGAAGCTCCTGCTCGAACGCAGGCAGTCTCGATCAATCTTTCCGCAATATGCCAAGGAGGAAGATAGGCCATGGTCCTATCTTCCGGAGTGATACGAACATCGTCCAAAGACAAAGACATATTCACGTTAAACACTATGTTGCGATGAGAAAGCATAACTCCCTTAGGGCGTCCGGTGGTCCCGGAAGTATAAACGATAGTAGCAAGATCGGATTCTTGGATGGATTCTCCTCTAGAATGAAATTCTAATTCTCCTTTTTCTTGGATCCATCTGTCCCCTAGAGAGATTAGTTCGTCTAAATGCAAAAGTTTGAACGGATGTCTTTGTTCGGAATGATGAGAGGATTCGAACAATATGACTGTTTTTAAATGAGGGAATGACGCGGAAGAAGAACTAAGTTTACGGACCACTTCCGAATTTCCCGCAAAACAAACTTCTGCCTTTGAATGGTTTAGAATATAGATCAAATCTTCTAGTGTGGAATCGGTTCCTCTAGGCACATCTACACTTCCTATATTCGTAATTCCCATACTCGCCCAGATCCAACGATGTCCCGAATCGGCGATTAATCCTACATTCTCTCCTTTTTTTACTCCGATTGAGACCAAGCCTAAGCCGATCCTGGTCACTATATCTCCGAGTTCTTTAAAGCTTACGGATTTATACGTTTTGCCATCCGGTTTAAAGAATTGAGCAGGGTGCTCCTTAAAAGCATCCATAGAAGACTTTAAGGTCCAATATAAAGTTTGAGAATTTAGAAAAGGGAGTTTAAGAGGTTCCATGCGGGGACCGATTTTAATCCCGACTAGGCCGAGGGTCCAGGAAAAATTAAATTTTCATGATTTTCCCGAATGTCTTTCTCGAACGATTGTTTCGGAAAGGATCAATGACGTATATGATTTCGACCGAATGCCTTGGAATCATATAGGTTTTTATCCGCTAATCCTAACAATTCTTGGTAAGAATGGATATCACGATCTGTATTACTGGAAACACCTATTGAAACAGTGACTCTTGTAAAGGTGCTCTCTTCATGAGGTATCCCCATATCTTCGACCGTTTGTAACATGTTCAAGGCAACTACTATGGCGCCTTCTACAGGGGTATCGGGAAGAATAACGGAGAATTCTTCTCCTCCGTATCTTGCGATCATATCGGAAGAACGATTTAAACATTCTTTTAATGCTTGGGCCACCTGGCAAAGCACTTGGTCGCCTTTTAAATGACCATAGGTATCGTTATACGCCTTGAAGAAGTCCACATCTATCATTAAAAGAGAAAGTGGTCTTTCCGTCCTTACGGATCTGTTCCATTCTCTCTCCAATTCCTGATCGAAAAATCTCCTGTTAGCCACTCCGGTCAAAGGGTCCATTAGAGAAAGTTCAAATAGTTTATCCGCTCTTTCCTTATATTCCTCTTTTTCCTTTTGGAATGTATTGATCCGATCCACAAGCCCTAAGGAAAGAAGAATAACGTTACTTAAAACGCCGATTTTTAACATTCCGGAAGCGAACTCTTCAGAGTCAAAAAGTCCTAATCTATTCAGGGAGAATATGAATACTCCAGCCAAACTGAAAATCCAGGCGCTTAAAAAAATCCTAGCCTTTCTATCTTTTCGGACACTCTGGATTAGAGAGACGATCATCAATATTAAGATCTCCAAAATAGGAAGGATCGCAGTAAAAGGCATCAGATATCTTAAAGATACAAATACGGGTAGAATGGTTAGAATGGACC contains:
- a CDS encoding AMP-dependent synthetase/ligase, which gives rise to MEPLKLPFLNSQTLYWTLKSSMDAFKEHPAQFFKPDGKTYKSVSFKELGDIVTRIGLGLVSIGVKKGENVGLIADSGHRWIWASMGITNIGSVDVPRGTDSTLEDLIYILNHSKAEVCFAGNSEVVRKLSSSSASFPHLKTVILFESSHHSEQRHPFKLLHLDELISLGDRWIQEKGELEFHSRGESIQESDLATIVYTSGTTGRPKGVMLSHRNIVFNVNMSLSLDDVRITPEDRTMAYLPPWHIAERLIETACVRAGASEAFTSISSLGQDLQDIKPTFLLSVPRVWESFYNKVQDKLKDASPVAKFIFKSFQSAANSYYKYKSRLLGLEFSLKPRSFFGEFFHRMSGLFGTFFWFVPNILAQLLFSKIRKSLGGRLKFAISGAGALPEYIDRFFNSIGIPILEGYGMTETSGASTRRRLDRITVGTLGKCIPGVEIKILDEKGEEIHEPGVKGIAWHKGGHIMQGYYLDPEKTAETMKDGWLNSGDLLLWTAQGELKYAGRAKDTIVLLGGENLEPEPIEFALTQSELILQAMIVGHDQKTLSALLVPDWEALDKQLRDWKSKLLQEIADPNSDPDVRELFKKEIKERVSSKNGFKNFEKVSNFYLLPKKFEPGDELTMTMKVKRNVVSDKYKNQIDELFR